A stretch of the Chitinophaga sp. Cy-1792 genome encodes the following:
- a CDS encoding outer membrane beta-barrel family protein has protein sequence MQRILLLVTMLMLALGVQAQPPAGAPRGGGMPGGMTGHLYGKVIDADGKPVPYVSVIILQPKLDSVTKKMKDVLLKGALTKANGEFSLDDIPMRPKLKMKISGTGYKAVERPVTFPPFDKDLGNIKLETDVAQLQGVTVAGTKPLMQLDVDKKVFNVEKNLTSAGGTAVDVMKNVPSVNVDIDGNVTVRNSSPQLYIDGRPTTLTLDQIPADAIESVEVITNPSAKYDASGGNAGILNLVLKKNRKTGYNGNLRAGVDKRGALNGGADFNLRQGKFNVSASAMGSQNKSVSTGFTDRNNFGDETPSFIHQDNYNKTKGGFLFGKLGVDYFMTNRTTVSVAGIKVHGAMKPNEVIGINTDSLFKTGTISNFSQRNSDSKFNFNANGLVLGMKHLFPKEGKELTVDVNYFGGSSTNNANYTTNYYTGKDITGTEAQRIDGGGKISFLTAQTDFVDPLTKTMKLETGLRWSRRTTDSHTNNFMYDATTGEYIPLPAASINYRNNDNVYAAYASISDNIGKFGYKVGVRMESSNYDGTIKNTGQKFSNNYPASLFPSLFLTQKLNNSQELQASYTRRINRPNFFQLIPYTDSTDRLNITKGNPGLVPEFTQSVELSYLKTFKGNSTFMATLYYKYTNNLITRYIQKEFNPVTNDSLLINTYINANNSYSAGAELTATTSITKWWNLAANVNIYNSKINTNAVGASQDALWSWFGKLNNNVKLPWALELQLSGTYQSKTNLPVNKDQRQDGPPMQQSMNASQGYIKAFYGVDAALKKSFLKNNAASITLAVNDIFRSRYSDQYSMSPYFNQLYSRLRDPQMFRATFAYRFGKMDVSLFKRKNMAAGMQGMSEVMQ, from the coding sequence ATGCAAAGAATTTTATTGTTAGTAACCATGTTAATGTTAGCGCTTGGCGTGCAGGCTCAACCACCTGCCGGAGCTCCCCGTGGTGGCGGGATGCCAGGTGGCATGACCGGACATTTATATGGTAAGGTAATTGATGCCGACGGAAAACCTGTTCCTTATGTATCTGTGATCATTTTACAACCAAAGCTTGATTCAGTAACCAAAAAAATGAAGGATGTGCTCCTGAAAGGTGCACTGACAAAAGCAAACGGAGAGTTTAGCCTGGATGATATCCCTATGCGTCCAAAGCTTAAAATGAAGATCAGTGGTACCGGTTACAAAGCTGTGGAGCGTCCTGTAACATTCCCCCCATTCGATAAAGACCTTGGAAACATTAAACTGGAAACAGATGTTGCCCAGTTACAAGGCGTAACCGTTGCCGGCACTAAACCGCTGATGCAACTGGATGTCGATAAGAAAGTTTTTAACGTTGAAAAAAATCTGACCAGCGCGGGCGGTACCGCCGTAGACGTAATGAAAAATGTTCCTTCTGTGAATGTTGACATCGACGGAAACGTGACAGTACGCAATTCCAGCCCTCAACTCTATATTGATGGCCGCCCAACAACCCTCACACTTGATCAGATCCCTGCTGATGCTATCGAAAGCGTGGAAGTAATCACCAACCCTTCTGCCAAATACGACGCCTCTGGCGGTAACGCAGGTATCCTGAACCTCGTGCTGAAGAAAAACCGTAAAACCGGCTATAATGGTAACCTCCGCGCAGGTGTGGATAAACGTGGTGCCCTCAATGGTGGCGCCGACTTCAACCTTCGTCAGGGTAAATTTAATGTAAGCGCCAGCGCTATGGGCTCACAAAACAAGAGCGTAAGCACCGGCTTTACAGACAGAAATAATTTTGGTGATGAAACACCTTCCTTCATCCATCAGGATAACTACAACAAAACAAAAGGTGGTTTCCTCTTTGGTAAACTGGGTGTGGATTACTTCATGACCAACCGTACCACTGTTTCCGTTGCCGGAATAAAAGTACACGGCGCCATGAAACCTAACGAGGTAATTGGCATCAATACAGACAGCCTCTTCAAAACAGGCACTATCAGCAACTTTAGCCAACGTAACTCAGATTCAAAATTCAATTTCAATGCCAACGGGCTGGTATTGGGAATGAAGCATCTGTTTCCTAAAGAAGGCAAAGAGCTGACTGTAGATGTCAATTATTTCGGAGGTTCTTCCACCAACAATGCTAACTATACCACCAACTACTATACCGGTAAAGATATTACCGGCACAGAAGCACAACGCATCGATGGTGGTGGTAAAATCAGCTTCCTGACTGCCCAGACCGACTTCGTAGACCCGCTGACCAAAACCATGAAACTGGAAACAGGTCTGCGCTGGTCAAGAAGAACGACAGACAGTCATACCAACAACTTCATGTACGACGCCACTACCGGTGAATACATCCCGTTACCTGCAGCCAGCATTAACTACAGAAACAATGATAACGTATATGCTGCCTACGCCAGCATTTCCGATAACATTGGCAAATTCGGCTACAAGGTAGGTGTACGTATGGAAAGCAGTAACTACGACGGTACCATCAAAAATACAGGACAGAAATTCAGCAATAACTACCCTGCCAGTCTGTTCCCTTCCCTGTTCCTCACCCAGAAACTCAACAACAGTCAGGAGTTACAGGCGAGCTACACCCGTCGTATCAACAGACCTAACTTCTTCCAGCTGATTCCTTATACGGATTCTACCGACAGGTTGAATATCACCAAAGGTAATCCCGGACTGGTACCGGAGTTCACACAGTCTGTTGAGCTCTCTTACCTGAAAACCTTCAAAGGTAACAGCACGTTCATGGCTACACTTTATTATAAGTATACCAACAACCTGATTACCCGTTATATTCAGAAAGAGTTCAATCCGGTTACCAACGACAGTCTGCTGATCAACACCTACATCAATGCCAACAACAGCTATTCTGCAGGTGCCGAGCTGACTGCTACTACCAGTATTACAAAATGGTGGAATCTCGCTGCCAACGTGAATATCTACAATTCCAAAATCAACACGAATGCTGTAGGCGCAAGCCAGGATGCATTATGGAGCTGGTTCGGAAAACTGAATAACAACGTTAAGCTGCCATGGGCGCTGGAATTACAACTTTCTGGTACCTACCAGTCCAAAACCAACCTGCCTGTCAATAAAGACCAGCGCCAGGACGGACCGCCAATGCAGCAGTCTATGAATGCCTCTCAGGGTTATATCAAAGCCTTCTATGGTGTAGATGCAGCGCTGAAGAAAAGCTTCCTGAAAAACAATGCAGCTTCCATTACCCTTGCTGTCAACGATATTTTCAGAAGCAGGTATTCAGACCAATATTCTATGAGTCCTTACTTCAATCAGTTGTACAGTCGCCTGAGAGACCCTCAGATGTTCCGTGCCACTTTCGCTTACCGTTTTGGAAAGATGGATGTTTCCCTCTTCAAACGTAAGAACATGGCTGCCGGTATGCAAGGCATGTCTGAAGTAATGCAATAA
- a CDS encoding LytTR family DNA-binding domain-containing protein, whose translation MLKCIAVDDEPLALDLLEDNITKVPYLQLVAKCNNAFEAIEVLQQQHVDLIFLDIQMPGLTGLQFLQSMANKPMVILITAYEKYALEGFNLDVTDYLVKPVPLERFIKACNKAHELYQLKTVTRAIIEPEFIFVNVDYSLFKVVFDDIIWVEGLKDYVRIHLKSSNKPVITRMSIKSMEEQLPGRRFMRIHKSYIVAVACITAIRKNSVFLDTLELPVGDTYRDSLQALTGKNGF comes from the coding sequence ATGCTGAAATGTATTGCCGTTGATGATGAGCCATTAGCCCTGGATTTACTGGAAGATAATATTACCAAGGTGCCGTACCTGCAGCTGGTAGCCAAATGCAACAATGCATTTGAGGCTATTGAAGTATTGCAGCAACAGCATGTGGACCTTATTTTCCTGGACATACAGATGCCCGGACTTACCGGGCTGCAATTTTTGCAGTCTATGGCCAACAAGCCCATGGTGATACTCATTACCGCCTATGAAAAATATGCGCTGGAAGGCTTCAACCTGGATGTAACGGACTACCTGGTGAAACCTGTGCCGCTGGAACGTTTCATCAAGGCATGTAATAAGGCACACGAATTATATCAGCTAAAAACTGTTACCAGGGCTATTATTGAGCCTGAGTTTATATTTGTTAATGTAGATTATAGTTTGTTTAAAGTTGTTTTTGATGATATTATCTGGGTGGAAGGATTAAAGGATTATGTGCGGATACACCTCAAGAGCAGCAATAAACCTGTTATCACACGTATGTCTATTAAGTCGATGGAAGAGCAATTGCCCGGCCGCCGGTTTATGCGGATACATAAATCATATATAGTAGCGGTGGCTTGCATTACCGCCATTCGCAAAAACAGTGTATTCCTGGATACGCTGGAATTGCCTGTGGGAGACACTTACAGGGATTCGTTACAGGCGTTGACGGGGAAGAATGGGTTTTGA
- a CDS encoding sensor histidine kinase produces MKQGWYQNKWVIRALHVFAWILLYSLPYLLKPSMSEHDKDPNHHAWTIFGYVYELALIAFFYLNAWVYIPSFVYKKRYLEYGASILTVLLALYSIRYTFEVVFLPEHTIDVKPAIFFTFITAFFILSTSTAFQMIKDRLKEDRLASEQVNENLQTELSFLRSQVSPHFMFNVLNNMVALARKKSDALEPSLIKLSSLMRYMLYETDEQKVPLAKETEYLQSYIDLQQQRFGKNVTITVNTDVPETGYEIEPMLLIPFVENAFKHGTGLIMEAKIDINLEIRDKYLFFTVKNKYNDIPMEIKDKTSGIGLSNVSRRLNLLYNQHYKLDIRKQDGWFCVLLQLNLH; encoded by the coding sequence ATGAAACAAGGATGGTATCAGAATAAATGGGTTATCAGGGCGCTGCATGTGTTCGCATGGATATTATTGTATTCATTGCCATACCTGCTCAAACCCTCCATGAGTGAGCACGACAAGGACCCTAATCACCATGCCTGGACGATATTCGGATATGTATATGAGCTGGCATTGATTGCGTTCTTTTACCTGAATGCCTGGGTATATATTCCTTCTTTTGTATATAAAAAACGTTACCTGGAATACGGCGCCTCCATCCTGACAGTATTGTTGGCGCTTTACAGCATCCGATATACCTTTGAGGTAGTATTTCTGCCAGAACACACGATAGACGTAAAGCCTGCCATCTTTTTTACTTTTATCACGGCATTTTTTATTTTAAGTACCAGTACTGCTTTTCAGATGATCAAAGATCGTTTGAAGGAAGACAGGCTGGCATCTGAGCAGGTAAATGAGAACCTGCAGACGGAGCTGTCGTTCCTGCGTTCGCAGGTGAGTCCGCACTTCATGTTCAACGTACTGAATAACATGGTGGCGCTGGCCCGCAAAAAATCGGATGCACTGGAGCCTTCGCTGATAAAGTTATCCTCCCTGATGCGTTATATGCTGTACGAAACAGATGAGCAAAAGGTGCCACTGGCAAAGGAAACGGAGTACCTGCAAAGCTACATCGACTTACAGCAGCAGCGTTTCGGGAAGAATGTAACCATTACCGTTAACACGGACGTTCCGGAAACCGGTTATGAGATTGAACCCATGCTGCTGATACCGTTTGTGGAGAACGCCTTTAAGCACGGAACGGGCCTTATCATGGAAGCAAAAATTGATATCAACCTGGAAATCAGGGATAAGTACCTGTTTTTCACGGTAAAAAATAAATACAACGATATACCGATGGAGATAAAAGACAAGACCAGTGGCATAGGCTTGTCTAATGTAAGCCGCCGGCTGAACCTGTTATATAACCAGCACTACAAACTGGACATCCGCAAGCAGGATGGCTGGTTTTGTGTTTTATTACAATTAAATCTGCATTAA
- a CDS encoding AarF/ABC1/UbiB kinase family protein produces MKEQQNIPTGKVERAGKFVTTGLKVGTNYIKHYTRKLMDPSVSKETLHQDNAADIYDTLSNLKGSALKVAQMLSMDRGMLPKAYSDKFAMSQYSAPPLSGPLVVNTFVKTLGKTPAQLYDKFDLHASNAASIGQVHKAEKDGKQLAVKIQYPGVASSVKSDLRIVKPFAIRIVGMKEVDMDKYFAEIESKLLEETDYKLELQRSIDLSAACAHIPGLLFPKYYPELSSDRIITMDWLNGLHLKEFLETNPTQEIRNKIGQALWDFYQFQVHKLRQVHADPHPGNFLMQPDGSVGIFDFGCVKVIPEDFYTNYFLLVDKEVLKDTARRQEIYINLEMIHPTDTPKEVAFFSELFQHMIDLMTLPFTRETFDFGDEAYFNEIYAYMDELYNMKEVRDSKVARGSSHSLYINRTYFGLYSILSDLKANIVTGQERIQRLVNGEQP; encoded by the coding sequence ATGAAAGAACAGCAAAATATACCCACCGGCAAAGTAGAGCGGGCCGGGAAGTTTGTTACCACAGGCCTTAAAGTAGGCACCAACTATATAAAACATTATACCCGCAAGTTGATGGATCCATCTGTCAGCAAAGAAACCTTGCACCAGGATAATGCCGCTGATATTTATGATACGCTGAGTAACCTGAAAGGCAGCGCGCTGAAAGTAGCGCAGATGCTGAGTATGGACAGAGGTATGCTTCCAAAAGCTTATTCTGATAAGTTTGCTATGTCTCAATACAGTGCGCCGCCGCTTTCCGGGCCACTGGTAGTAAATACCTTCGTGAAAACGCTGGGCAAAACACCTGCTCAGCTGTATGATAAATTTGATTTACATGCCTCCAATGCCGCTTCTATCGGGCAGGTACATAAAGCCGAGAAAGATGGTAAACAGCTGGCCGTCAAAATACAGTACCCAGGCGTTGCCAGCAGTGTTAAATCTGACCTTCGCATCGTAAAACCCTTTGCCATCCGCATTGTCGGCATGAAAGAAGTGGATATGGACAAATACTTTGCGGAAATAGAAAGCAAGCTGCTGGAAGAAACCGACTATAAGCTGGAATTACAGCGCTCCATCGATCTTTCCGCCGCCTGTGCGCATATACCAGGGCTGCTCTTCCCGAAATATTACCCGGAGCTCTCTTCTGACCGTATCATTACCATGGACTGGCTCAATGGCCTGCACCTGAAAGAATTCCTGGAAACAAATCCCACGCAGGAAATCCGTAATAAAATCGGCCAGGCCCTGTGGGACTTCTATCAATTCCAGGTACATAAGCTGCGCCAGGTGCACGCAGATCCGCACCCGGGCAACTTCCTGATGCAGCCCGACGGATCAGTAGGCATCTTCGACTTCGGTTGCGTAAAGGTGATACCGGAAGATTTTTATACCAATTATTTCCTGCTGGTAGATAAAGAAGTATTGAAAGATACTGCCCGCAGACAGGAGATTTATATTAACCTGGAGATGATCCACCCGACAGATACACCTAAAGAGGTAGCCTTCTTCTCGGAGTTGTTCCAGCATATGATAGACCTCATGACCTTACCGTTTACGCGGGAAACGTTTGATTTCGGTGATGAAGCCTATTTCAACGAGATCTATGCCTACATGGACGAGCTGTACAATATGAAAGAAGTCCGGGATTCAAAAGTAGCCAGAGGCTCCAGCCATTCTTTATATATCAACAGAACATATTTCGGGCTATATTCTATACTCAGTGATCTGAAAGCCAATATTGTCACTGGTCAGGAGAGAATTCAGCGCCTGGTGAACGGGGAACAGCCATAA
- a CDS encoding TetR family transcriptional regulator C-terminal domain-containing protein produces the protein MDKQKIRNAYKLYLLENGKAPVSVYLLCKTIDMPESDFYGFYSSLEAVERDIWLGVFEDTVAQLKADETYHQYNAQEKLLSFYFLWVAKLREDRSYFLLQKDIFHVPLIYRNKLSTFKAAFYDFISELVKEGYVSTEIKERKFISEHYVHGFWVQAMFVLKYWLDDSSADFELTDAAIEKAVNLSFQIIGSNTLDSILDFGKFIFMKK, from the coding sequence ATGGACAAACAAAAAATCCGTAACGCTTATAAATTATACCTGCTGGAAAACGGCAAAGCGCCTGTTTCTGTATACCTGTTGTGCAAAACGATAGATATGCCTGAAAGTGACTTCTATGGCTTTTATAGCTCACTGGAGGCAGTAGAAAGGGATATCTGGCTGGGTGTTTTTGAAGACACCGTTGCACAGCTGAAGGCGGATGAAACCTATCATCAGTATAATGCCCAGGAGAAGCTACTCTCCTTTTATTTTCTGTGGGTAGCCAAGCTGAGAGAAGACCGTAGTTATTTTCTCTTACAGAAAGATATTTTTCATGTTCCGCTGATATACAGGAACAAACTTTCTACGTTCAAGGCTGCATTCTATGATTTTATCAGTGAGCTGGTAAAAGAAGGATATGTATCTACCGAAATAAAAGAAAGGAAATTTATCTCTGAACATTATGTACACGGGTTCTGGGTGCAGGCCATGTTTGTATTAAAGTACTGGTTAGATGATTCCAGCGCAGATTTCGAACTGACGGATGCTGCCATTGAAAAGGCCGTGAACCTGAGTTTCCAGATAATAGGTTCCAACACACTCGATAGTATTCTCGATTTCGGGAAATTTATTTTCATGAAGAAGTAA
- a CDS encoding MFS transporter: MLIDLQQETNARQYRIATSVFFFISGLGYSSWASRISSMQTQLHLNDAQLGLVLLAMPVGLMLTMPITGKLLGAFSSRKIMIFGALFFNTVLSFPGFTQSLWQLMLVMFCFGSARNLLNLSMNAQSVQVQKLYNQPIITTFHGIWSIAGATGAGLGSLMIKYNIAPSWHLFGVSLLLLLFTFLYYPKTYPDTPVVSLEKKPAFSLPDKSLLKFSFICFACMATENIMYDWSAIFYERVVHGTPSQGVIAFWIYMTAMTTARLLGDRVVTKLGIKNILRYSGGLIFSGSMLAILLPHPVTAIIGFIFNGFGVACVVPLVFSLAGKSKNTNSGQTIAAISTIGYLGFLMAPPLVGFIAQASSLRISFAIITLCGLVIMWMVGKIQED; this comes from the coding sequence ATGCTAATAGATTTACAGCAAGAGACCAATGCCAGGCAATACCGGATCGCTACTTCCGTATTCTTCTTTATATCAGGGTTAGGATATTCATCCTGGGCATCCAGGATTTCCTCCATGCAAACGCAGCTGCACCTCAATGATGCACAGCTGGGTCTGGTGCTGCTGGCTATGCCGGTAGGACTCATGCTGACGATGCCCATCACCGGTAAATTGCTGGGGGCTTTCAGCAGCCGCAAGATCATGATATTCGGCGCGCTCTTCTTCAATACTGTATTGAGTTTCCCTGGCTTTACGCAGTCGCTCTGGCAGCTCATGCTGGTGATGTTCTGCTTCGGTTCCGCCAGGAACCTGCTAAACCTCAGTATGAACGCGCAATCGGTGCAGGTACAGAAACTTTACAATCAACCTATCATCACTACCTTTCACGGGATCTGGAGCATTGCAGGCGCCACCGGCGCAGGTTTGGGCTCACTGATGATCAAATATAACATCGCTCCCAGCTGGCACCTCTTTGGCGTCAGCCTACTGCTGCTACTCTTTACATTCCTCTATTATCCGAAAACATATCCCGATACACCCGTAGTAAGCCTGGAGAAGAAACCGGCATTTTCTCTCCCCGACAAATCCCTGCTCAAATTTTCTTTCATCTGCTTCGCCTGCATGGCCACAGAAAATATCATGTACGACTGGAGCGCCATTTTCTACGAGCGCGTAGTACACGGTACGCCTTCACAGGGAGTTATCGCCTTTTGGATTTATATGACCGCCATGACTACCGCCCGCCTGTTGGGCGACCGTGTGGTTACTAAGCTGGGCATCAAAAATATTCTACGGTACAGCGGCGGCCTCATTTTCAGCGGTTCTATGCTGGCTATCCTGCTCCCCCACCCGGTTACAGCCATCATCGGCTTTATCTTCAACGGATTTGGTGTAGCCTGCGTGGTACCACTCGTATTTAGCCTGGCAGGAAAATCCAAAAACACCAATTCCGGCCAGACAATTGCGGCTATTTCCACCATTGGTTACCTGGGCTTCCTGATGGCCCCACCATTGGTAGGTTTCATAGCACAGGCATCCAGTCTGCGTATCTCCTTCGCAATCATTACCTTGTGTGGCCTGGTAATTATGTGGATGGTAGGTAAGATCCAGGAAGATTAA
- a CDS encoding LLM class flavin-dependent oxidoreductase: MKKIKLGILDQSIIARDCNAKEAINRTTEMVKLADQLGYTRFWVSEHHNFAKIAGSTPEVLLAHLAGEAQRIRVGSGGIMLPNHSALKVAENFRMLETLFPGRIDLGIGRAPGGDRETAALLNPSNTFSDRDFMQQLLDLRSWLTDHKESGSPHENIIAIPQAETVPEIWILSSSGGSGQFAAHLGMALSFAHFINPNGGAEAIQQYKQHFKPSELQPAPQVNVSIFGFCSEDQAVIDRWLTEMDFRMLFIESGSKGRYPTYEEITQYEYSPQHIARIKYNRQRMIYGTPEEMKAKIEALAANYDTDEIILSTFFDDFEATKKSVELVASLF; the protein is encoded by the coding sequence ATGAAGAAGATTAAGCTCGGCATATTGGACCAATCAATCATTGCGAGAGACTGCAATGCAAAAGAAGCCATCAACAGAACGACAGAAATGGTAAAGCTGGCAGACCAGCTCGGGTACACACGCTTCTGGGTATCTGAACACCATAACTTTGCTAAAATTGCCGGCAGCACCCCGGAAGTATTACTGGCACACCTCGCAGGTGAAGCACAACGCATCCGCGTAGGCTCCGGTGGCATCATGCTGCCTAACCACAGCGCCCTCAAAGTGGCAGAGAATTTCCGTATGCTGGAAACGCTCTTCCCTGGCCGTATAGACCTCGGCATTGGCCGTGCACCCGGCGGCGACCGTGAAACGGCCGCCCTGCTCAATCCCTCCAACACTTTCAGCGACAGGGATTTCATGCAGCAACTACTGGATTTACGCAGCTGGCTGACCGACCACAAGGAAAGTGGCTCCCCGCACGAAAATATCATTGCCATCCCGCAGGCAGAAACAGTTCCAGAAATATGGATACTCAGCTCCAGCGGTGGCAGTGGCCAGTTTGCAGCGCACCTCGGGATGGCGCTCTCCTTCGCACATTTCATTAACCCGAATGGCGGCGCAGAAGCTATCCAGCAATATAAACAACACTTCAAACCTTCTGAACTTCAACCTGCACCACAGGTCAACGTCAGCATATTCGGCTTCTGCTCGGAAGATCAGGCCGTAATAGACAGATGGCTGACAGAAATGGACTTCCGCATGTTGTTTATAGAATCAGGATCCAAAGGCAGGTACCCGACATACGAGGAGATCACACAATATGAATACTCTCCGCAGCACATCGCCCGTATTAAATATAACCGTCAGCGTATGATCTATGGCACGCCTGAAGAAATGAAGGCTAAAATAGAAGCACTGGCCGCTAACTATGATACAGATGAAATCATTCTTTCTACTTTCTTCGATGATTTCGAAGCCACAAAAAAATCTGTTGAACTGGTAGCCAGTCTGTTCTGA
- a CDS encoding NADPH-dependent FMN reductase: protein MKVLLFNGSLEKKPTSTSYAIINYLQEQLHKKGATTTVFNLAEADIPFFDTAALQQIPESAREMTKIFREADLHIWLTPLYHGSMTGAMKNCLDWIEISSKEPVAYLTNKVVGMVCWAEGGHALQGINTMEAVAKALRAWVLPYSVPVVRGHLYNTADYSISKEYQQKFDLLVNLLTDVKFQFA from the coding sequence ATGAAAGTATTATTATTCAACGGATCGTTAGAGAAGAAACCGACGAGCACGTCCTATGCCATCATCAACTACCTGCAGGAGCAGCTGCATAAGAAAGGCGCTACCACCACGGTTTTCAACCTGGCTGAAGCGGACATCCCCTTCTTTGATACGGCCGCACTACAGCAGATCCCGGAATCTGCCAGAGAAATGACAAAAATATTCCGTGAAGCGGACCTCCATATATGGCTGACACCTCTTTACCATGGCAGCATGACGGGCGCCATGAAAAACTGTCTCGACTGGATCGAGATCAGTTCCAAAGAACCGGTAGCCTATCTCACCAACAAAGTGGTAGGGATGGTATGCTGGGCAGAAGGCGGACACGCCCTCCAGGGTATCAATACCATGGAAGCCGTAGCAAAAGCATTGAGAGCATGGGTATTACCTTATTCTGTTCCGGTCGTGCGCGGGCATCTTTATAATACCGCCGACTATAGCATTTCAAAGGAATACCAGCAAAAGTTTGACTTACTCGTAAATCTGTTAACAGACGTAAAGTTCCAGTTCGCCTGA
- a CDS encoding metalloregulator ArsR/SmtB family transcription factor, with amino-acid sequence MKNNLPENEQAVWILKTKGPLPLTTLAASLSVTTEGARFQLQKLAAEGLVKASTVAKGRGRPQQIWSLTEKGEARFPDTHADLTVRLIQSIRDTLGEAALDAVIISQQKNSIRKYNHELSQYHTLEEKVKGLAEIRDNEGYMAEYTKDEEGYLLIENHCPVCAAATTCQGFCKAELESFRQVLAKEAKVTRIDHIISGARRCAYRISPRTI; translated from the coding sequence ATGAAAAATAATCTGCCGGAGAATGAGCAGGCGGTGTGGATATTAAAGACGAAGGGGCCTTTGCCGTTGACCACACTGGCTGCATCATTGTCTGTAACCACGGAAGGGGCGCGTTTTCAGCTACAGAAGCTGGCGGCGGAAGGCCTGGTGAAAGCCAGTACCGTGGCCAAGGGCCGTGGCCGCCCGCAGCAGATCTGGTCGCTCACTGAAAAAGGCGAAGCCCGTTTCCCGGATACGCATGCCGACCTGACCGTCCGCCTGATCCAGTCTATCCGCGACACCCTCGGTGAGGCAGCACTGGACGCGGTGATCATCTCACAACAAAAAAACAGCATACGTAAATATAACCACGAATTAAGTCAGTACCATACTTTGGAAGAAAAGGTAAAAGGATTGGCGGAAATCAGGGACAACGAGGGTTATATGGCCGAATACACCAAAGATGAGGAAGGTTATCTGCTGATTGAGAACCATTGTCCCGTTTGTGCAGCAGCTACTACCTGCCAGGGATTCTGTAAGGCCGAACTGGAATCTTTCAGACAAGTATTGGCAAAAGAGGCAAAAGTGACTCGTATTGATCATATTATCTCCGGCGCCCGCCGCTGTGCCTACAGAATTTCTCCGCGAACAATATAG